Proteins from a genomic interval of Chroococcidiopsis thermalis PCC 7203:
- a CDS encoding response regulator — protein sequence MRILLIEDDECVAKALKNVLQQQNYVVDTATDGQTGWDLIQTFTYDLILLDVILPKLDGIKLCQRLRDRKYQTPVLLITAQDSSDRKVMGLDAGADDYLVKPFDMPELLARIRVLLRRQSKPILQALEWGDLRLQCGTCEVTYGDRVLHLTPNEYRLLELFLRHPQLVLSRGEILDRVWAVPEAPKEDTVTAHIKGLRQKLKQVGAPADLIETVYGLGYRLKQPAPTTKKTKLRGASLPQSQDSIQQQTKAALAEVWEKIKYQSSDRVAVLEQATISLLDNKLTEELREKARQAAHKLAGALGIFGFAKGSRLAKHIEDIWQADVILDRSEALHLYEMVMALKREIQRPSLSQLDRPLPRQQSIVMLAIDGDAGLAEQIVKLAATAGIGVKIAPNISAAKAAIAHLEKFNRLSPADVVILNLSLANTTAADLAILAELTNRTPPIPVLLCTRGDRLSDRIELSRLGVHAFLRQPFNPEEVLAAVTRLQQTRSHPTKILVVDDDPEILTLMQALLEPWGIQLNTLEEPSRFWAILEEFAPDMLVLDVEMPQFNGIDLCQIVRNEPRWHKLPVLFLTAHTDDRTIQQVFTAGANDCLSKSILGTELVTQIFNRLGQMRLMQSIQ from the coding sequence ATGAGAATTTTACTCATAGAAGACGATGAATGTGTTGCTAAGGCTTTAAAAAATGTGCTTCAGCAGCAAAACTATGTCGTCGATACTGCAACTGATGGTCAGACTGGGTGGGATCTCATTCAAACTTTCACCTATGACTTAATTTTGCTAGATGTGATCCTGCCTAAGCTTGATGGTATTAAACTTTGCCAACGATTGCGCGATCGCAAATATCAAACCCCCGTGCTATTAATTACGGCGCAAGACTCTAGCGATCGTAAAGTGATGGGATTAGATGCAGGCGCAGATGATTATCTCGTCAAACCTTTCGATATGCCAGAATTACTGGCTCGAATCCGCGTACTGTTGCGACGACAAAGTAAACCAATCCTACAAGCTTTAGAGTGGGGAGACTTGCGGCTGCAATGCGGGACGTGTGAAGTAACATATGGCGATCGCGTCTTGCATTTGACACCGAACGAATATCGTCTGCTAGAGCTTTTCCTGCGCCATCCTCAGCTCGTCTTAAGCCGTGGTGAGATTTTAGATCGAGTTTGGGCAGTTCCAGAAGCCCCTAAAGAAGACACGGTGACGGCTCATATTAAGGGTTTGCGACAGAAATTGAAACAAGTCGGCGCACCTGCCGATTTAATAGAAACAGTATACGGTCTGGGTTATCGCCTGAAACAACCCGCACCGACAACTAAAAAAACAAAACTGCGCGGCGCGTCTTTACCTCAAAGTCAGGACTCGATCCAGCAGCAGACAAAAGCAGCCTTGGCAGAAGTCTGGGAAAAAATCAAATATCAAAGTAGCGATCGCGTTGCCGTGTTAGAGCAAGCAACCATATCCTTACTAGACAACAAACTCACAGAAGAATTGCGCGAAAAAGCGCGACAAGCAGCACACAAGTTAGCAGGAGCGTTGGGTATTTTTGGGTTTGCCAAAGGTTCGCGGTTGGCAAAACATATCGAGGATATCTGGCAAGCAGACGTAATTTTAGACCGTAGTGAGGCACTGCACTTATATGAAATGGTGATGGCATTGAAACGAGAAATTCAACGACCTAGCCTGAGCCAACTCGATCGCCCCTTACCGCGCCAGCAATCGATCGTCATGCTAGCAATTGATGGCGATGCCGGACTAGCAGAGCAAATCGTCAAGTTGGCTGCAACCGCAGGAATTGGAGTAAAAATTGCGCCGAATATCTCGGCAGCAAAAGCAGCGATCGCCCATTTAGAAAAGTTCAATCGCCTATCTCCAGCCGATGTAGTCATACTCAATCTTTCCCTTGCCAATACCACCGCCGCAGATTTAGCCATTCTTGCCGAACTGACAAACCGTACTCCACCAATTCCAGTCTTACTGTGTACCAGAGGCGATCGATTAAGCGATCGAATCGAGCTGTCTCGTTTGGGCGTTCACGCTTTTTTACGACAACCCTTCAACCCAGAGGAGGTGCTAGCAGCAGTTACGAGATTGCAACAAACTCGCTCTCATCCCACCAAAATTCTAGTTGTGGATGACGATCCAGAGATTCTGACGCTAATGCAAGCGTTATTAGAACCTTGGGGCATTCAGCTCAACACGTTGGAAGAACCATCGCGTTTTTGGGCAATTTTAGAAGAATTTGCCCCCGATATGCTTGTGCTTGATGTAGAAATGCCTCAGTTTAACGGCATCGATCTGTGTCAAATTGTGCGTAACGAACCACGTTGGCATAAACTACCCGTCCTCTTTCTTACAGCTCACACTGACGATCGCACCATACAACAAGTCTTTACCGCAGGTGCAAACGATTGTTTGAGCAAGTCGATTTTAGGTACGGAACTCGTAACTCAAATCTTTAATCGCTTGGGGCAAATGCGATTGATGCAGAGTATTCAGTAG
- the apcD gene encoding allophycocyanin subunit alpha-B, translating to MSIVTELILNADSESRYPAPKEIQVYQNFVKTGEQRIRIAKILAENEQRIVQNGSARFWERVPNTPSNSGNERKTASCQRDQGWYIRLIAYSVLAGSEKPLEEIGTIGIKEMYNNLEIPLRNIVECMRCLKEEALSLMSEEDALEVSAYFDYVMRSLS from the coding sequence ATGAGCATTGTTACCGAATTAATTCTGAATGCCGATAGTGAATCTCGCTATCCCGCACCAAAAGAAATTCAGGTCTATCAAAATTTTGTTAAAACAGGCGAACAGAGAATTCGGATTGCCAAAATATTAGCAGAAAACGAGCAAAGAATCGTTCAAAATGGTAGCGCGAGATTTTGGGAACGAGTTCCCAATACTCCTAGCAATAGCGGTAACGAACGTAAAACCGCTTCTTGCCAGCGCGATCAAGGTTGGTATATTCGTCTGATCGCCTATTCCGTATTAGCAGGTAGCGAAAAGCCTCTAGAAGAAATCGGCACGATTGGCATCAAAGAGATGTATAACAACCTCGAAATTCCGCTCAGAAACATAGTTGAATGTATGCGCTGTTTGAAAGAAGAAGCACTATCGCTGATGAGCGAAGAAGATGCTTTAGAAGTATCAGCATATTTTGACTACGTGATGCGATCGCTTTCTTAA
- a CDS encoding allophycocyanin subunit beta apoprotein, which produces MQDAITALINSSDVQGRYLDPSSLDKLQNYFQSGDMRAKTAIAVSANAKNIVTKTVAKSLLYTDITAPGGNMYTCRRYAACVRDLDYFLRYATYAMLAGDTSILDERILNGLRETYNSLGVPIGATIRSVQAMKEVVTSLVGADAGREMGVYFDHIAAGLS; this is translated from the coding sequence ATGCAAGACGCAATTACTGCTTTAATTAATTCTTCTGACGTTCAAGGCAGATATCTAGATCCGAGTTCTTTGGATAAGTTACAAAACTACTTTCAAAGTGGCGATATGCGGGCAAAAACTGCGATCGCAGTCAGTGCAAACGCTAAAAACATTGTCACCAAAACAGTAGCAAAATCTTTGCTTTATACAGATATCACTGCTCCTGGTGGCAATATGTATACTTGTCGTCGCTATGCTGCTTGCGTGCGCGATTTAGATTACTTTTTGCGCTACGCTACCTACGCAATGTTAGCAGGAGACACCTCAATTTTAGACGAGCGCATTCTTAACGGTTTAAGAGAAACTTATAACTCTTTAGGCGTGCCAATTGGGGCAACAATTCGCTCCGTACAAGCCATGAAAGAAGTTGTCACTAGTTTAGTTGGTGCTGATGCAGGCAGAGAAATGGGTGTTTATTTCGATCATATTGCTGCTGGTTTGAGTTAA
- the apcD gene encoding allophycocyanin subunit alpha-B: MSIITKAIASADREARYLSPGELRTIRDFYNGGENRLRIATTLIENRKEIVERGSLKFWECCPDTPSNSGNRTYRASCLRDQDWYIRLIAYTVIVGDVEPLKDIGIVGVKEMYESLEIPLRNWVECIRCLKEVTLDLLSREDAAEVTPYFDCLIQGMIP; the protein is encoded by the coding sequence ATGAGTATCATCACCAAAGCAATTGCTAGCGCCGATCGCGAAGCTCGTTATTTAAGTCCTGGGGAGTTGCGAACAATTCGCGACTTCTATAATGGCGGGGAAAACCGTTTGCGAATCGCTACAACTCTAATTGAAAACAGAAAAGAAATTGTTGAAAGAGGTAGTTTGAAGTTTTGGGAATGCTGTCCCGACACGCCAAGTAATAGCGGTAATAGAACTTATCGGGCATCTTGTTTGCGCGATCAAGATTGGTATATCCGCCTAATTGCTTATACAGTTATTGTCGGAGATGTAGAACCTCTAAAAGACATCGGAATTGTAGGTGTAAAAGAAATGTACGAATCCCTAGAAATTCCTTTAAGAAATTGGGTGGAATGCATTCGTTGTCTAAAAGAAGTGACTTTAGACCTTTTAAGTCGGGAAGATGCTGCTGAAGTCACACCGTATTTTGATTGTTTAATTCAGGGAATGATTCCATAA
- the psbA gene encoding photosystem II q(b) protein: MTTVLQRQLNRVPAWERFCNWVTSTENRLYIGWFGVLMIPLLGVSICVFTIAFIAAPPVDIDGIREPVSGSLLYGNNIITGAVVPMSNAIGLHFYPIWEAASMDEWLYNGGPYQMIGFHYIPALCCYAGREWELSYRLGMRPWIAVAYTAPVAATSSVFLVYPIGQGSFSDGLPMGISGTFNFMFVFQAEHNILMHPFHMLGVAGVLGGSLFCAMHGSLVTSSLIRETSDNESQNYGYKFGQESETYNIVAAHGYFGRLIFQYASFNNSRSLHFFLAAWPVICIWATALGISTMAFNLNGFNFNNSVLDSQGRVLPTWADVLNRANLGFEVMHERNAHNFPLDLACSDAVPVAFKAPAIAEVPPQAIAS; this comes from the coding sequence ATGACTACAGTTTTACAGCGTCAATTAAACCGCGTCCCTGCGTGGGAAAGGTTCTGTAATTGGGTGACTAGCACAGAAAATCGGTTATATATCGGCTGGTTTGGCGTGCTGATGATTCCCCTTTTAGGAGTCTCCATTTGCGTCTTTACCATTGCTTTTATCGCAGCACCACCTGTAGATATTGATGGTATCCGCGAACCCGTATCAGGTTCCTTACTCTACGGCAATAACATCATTACTGGAGCCGTAGTGCCGATGTCTAATGCCATTGGCTTGCACTTTTACCCTATTTGGGAAGCAGCATCGATGGATGAGTGGCTTTACAACGGTGGACCCTATCAGATGATAGGTTTTCACTACATCCCAGCTCTGTGTTGCTATGCAGGGCGCGAGTGGGAGTTGTCCTATCGTTTGGGGATGCGTCCTTGGATTGCAGTTGCCTATACCGCTCCCGTTGCTGCCACCTCATCAGTGTTCTTGGTTTATCCCATCGGACAAGGTAGCTTCTCTGATGGTCTGCCAATGGGCATCAGCGGTACTTTCAATTTCATGTTTGTCTTCCAAGCCGAACACAATATTCTGATGCATCCCTTCCATATGTTGGGAGTTGCAGGAGTGCTGGGAGGTTCGTTGTTCTGCGCCATGCATGGATCGTTGGTGACATCCAGCTTAATTCGCGAAACAAGTGACAACGAATCGCAGAACTACGGCTACAAATTCGGACAAGAATCGGAGACATACAACATTGTCGCCGCCCACGGTTATTTCGGTCGTCTGATTTTCCAGTATGCCAGCTTCAACAATAGTCGTTCGTTGCACTTCTTTTTGGCAGCTTGGCCCGTGATTTGTATTTGGGCTACGGCGCTGGGTATCAGCACGATGGCGTTTAATTTGAACGGGTTTAATTTCAATAACTCAGTCCTCGACTCGCAAGGTCGCGTGTTACCAACTTGGGCTGATGTATTAAATCGGGCAAATCTAGGATTTGAAGTCATGCACGAACGCAATGCTCATAACTTCCCCTTAGATCTTGCTTGTAGCGATGCCGTTCCAGTAGCGTTCAAAGCGCCAGCAATCGCTGAAGTTCCACCACAGGCGATCGCCAGTTAA
- a CDS encoding photosystem q(b) protein, whose protein sequence is MVSKTDSAIATPTRGDPTEQIPVTNELKKRQSTSIWDRFCNWVTSTENRLYIGWFGVLMIPCMLTAASVFIVAIIAAPAVDMDGMSSPITGSLLDGNNIITAAVVPTSAAIGLHFYPLWEAASLDEWLYNGGPYQLIVLHFLIGIICYQDREWELSYRLGMRPWISLAFTAPVAASISVFLVYPVGQGSFSAGMPLGISGTFNFMLRFQADHNILMSPFHVLGVIGVLGGAFLCAMHGSLVTSTLIRMDGDRSDELSESTNAGYKLGQKRPTYSFRAAQLYLWRLIWRGTSFPNSRRLHFFLAAFPVAGIWSAALGVDIAAFNFEKLNFEPTHIESQGRTVNTWADAIDWANLGIDMARDRQLHQFPSDLMAVSNE, encoded by the coding sequence ATGGTGTCAAAGACAGACAGTGCGATCGCGACTCCAACTCGTGGCGATCCTACTGAACAGATCCCAGTCACTAATGAATTAAAAAAACGCCAAAGCACTAGTATTTGGGATCGCTTTTGTAATTGGGTGACTAGTACTGAAAATCGGCTATATATCGGCTGGTTTGGAGTACTAATGATTCCCTGTATGCTGACAGCAGCCAGCGTGTTTATCGTTGCCATTATTGCCGCACCAGCAGTAGATATGGACGGTATGAGTTCGCCGATTACTGGCTCTCTACTAGACGGCAATAACATTATTACGGCTGCTGTCGTACCAACATCAGCGGCGATCGGACTGCATTTTTATCCACTTTGGGAAGCAGCCTCTTTAGATGAGTGGCTCTACAACGGTGGACCTTATCAACTGATCGTGCTGCATTTCTTGATCGGCATTATTTGCTATCAAGATCGCGAATGGGAATTGAGCTATCGCTTGGGAATGCGACCTTGGATTTCTTTAGCATTTACTGCACCCGTTGCGGCTTCAATTTCGGTCTTTTTAGTCTATCCAGTCGGACAAGGTAGCTTCTCAGCAGGAATGCCACTGGGAATTTCTGGAACTTTCAACTTCATGTTGCGGTTTCAAGCAGACCATAACATTCTCATGAGTCCTTTTCACGTCTTGGGAGTCATCGGAGTTTTGGGTGGTGCTTTCTTATGCGCTATGCACGGTTCCCTGGTGACTTCTACCTTGATCCGTATGGATGGCGATCGCAGCGACGAATTGAGCGAATCGACCAATGCCGGATACAAGCTCGGTCAAAAGCGCCCGACCTACAGTTTTAGGGCAGCTCAACTGTACTTGTGGCGGTTAATTTGGCGGGGAACTAGCTTTCCCAACTCGCGCCGATTGCATTTTTTCCTAGCAGCTTTTCCAGTAGCAGGAATCTGGTCTGCGGCTTTGGGGGTTGACATTGCAGCATTCAACTTTGAAAAGTTGAACTTCGAGCCAACCCACATTGAGAGCCAAGGCAGAACAGTAAATACATGGGCAGACGCGATCGACTGGGCAAATCTAGGCATAGATATGGCACGCGATCGCCAGTTACACCAATTCCCCAGTGACTTGATGGCAGTGAGTAATGAGTAG